One genomic window of Gracilinema caldarium DSM 7334 includes the following:
- a CDS encoding AAA family ATPase has product MDDLFTAEGSGPPSGPLADRMRPRTLDEVIGQDHIVGPGRLLRRSIQADRLSSIIFYGPPGTGKTSLARVIANTTKSSFESLNAVLAGVKDIREAIDRADDRRRLYGQRTILFVDEVHRWNKAQQDALLPWVENGTVILIGATTENPFFEVNRALVSRSRIFQLKSLTRDALFETAQRALSDRERGYGRWQVRFAEGALEHLVEVASGDARSLLNALELAVETTPPHWPPAEGTEIFISLEAAEESIQRRAVLYDKDGDYHFDTISAFIKSVRGSDPDATLYWLAKMVRAGEDPAFIFRRMIILASEDVGLADPNAINVVISCAEAFDRIGFPEGNFPLAQAALYLATAPKSNSTLAFFDALAEVEKEDAEVPKHLKDGNRDKEGFGHGEGYVYPHAYREHWAAQQYLPAALRGKTFYSPSEVGYEGRIRDEVLRKRELQAAVILQDLERGTAEAEGLSWSAASRGREGWFKRLESSRSRTLLEDRDLLFAGLSVQRHDRILVCNADEGIILWEALRQAPEGLSAGIVQSEQSRQTLLHFAKQTMPNLSEEELPRLLVLPGQDVPEAETAEQIFDTSTFEYILARDLFRRPWGNKTIQERLEAFAQRARALLVQGGQLALIANPPKRGQRLANLLEQEANRLEATGYGLEGWLLQRFKEAEAAFWDHYIHAWEEEQLEKLLQEAGFSLESRRISRTEERLISETDLRSWFDPEKSSWGKHMAAELGTEAFENMRNLMQNLVKLGPLSWKWEAILIHATKV; this is encoded by the coding sequence ATGGACGACCTCTTTACCGCCGAAGGGTCAGGACCGCCGAGCGGCCCCCTGGCGGACCGGATGCGGCCCCGAACCCTGGATGAAGTCATCGGCCAGGACCATATTGTCGGCCCGGGCCGCCTTCTCCGCCGGTCCATACAGGCGGACCGCCTTTCATCCATCATATTCTACGGACCGCCGGGTACGGGAAAGACAAGCCTGGCCCGGGTCATCGCCAATACCACGAAAAGCAGTTTCGAAAGCCTGAATGCGGTTCTGGCGGGGGTCAAAGACATCCGGGAAGCCATAGACCGGGCCGATGACCGGCGGCGGCTCTATGGCCAGCGAACGATCCTCTTTGTGGATGAGGTGCACCGATGGAACAAGGCCCAGCAGGATGCCCTCCTCCCCTGGGTAGAAAACGGCACGGTGATCCTCATCGGTGCAACCACAGAAAATCCCTTTTTTGAAGTAAACCGGGCCCTGGTGAGCCGGAGCCGGATCTTTCAGCTGAAAAGCCTGACCCGCGACGCTCTCTTTGAAACTGCCCAGCGGGCCCTCTCGGACCGGGAACGGGGCTATGGCCGCTGGCAGGTGCGCTTTGCAGAAGGAGCCCTGGAACACCTGGTAGAAGTGGCCTCGGGGGATGCCCGCAGTCTTTTAAATGCCCTGGAACTGGCGGTAGAGACTACTCCACCCCACTGGCCGCCAGCGGAAGGGACGGAGATTTTCATCAGCCTGGAAGCCGCTGAAGAAAGCATTCAGCGCCGGGCAGTCCTTTATGATAAGGACGGGGATTATCATTTTGATACCATAAGTGCCTTTATTAAAAGCGTCCGGGGGAGCGACCCCGACGCGACCCTCTACTGGCTTGCCAAGATGGTACGGGCTGGCGAGGACCCGGCCTTTATTTTCAGGCGCATGATTATCCTCGCCAGCGAAGATGTGGGACTGGCGGACCCCAATGCGATCAATGTGGTGATTTCCTGCGCAGAAGCCTTTGACCGCATCGGCTTCCCGGAGGGGAATTTTCCCCTCGCCCAGGCAGCCCTGTATCTGGCTACTGCTCCCAAATCGAACAGCACCCTGGCGTTCTTCGATGCCCTGGCGGAAGTTGAAAAGGAAGATGCGGAGGTTCCCAAGCACCTTAAGGATGGGAACCGGGATAAGGAAGGCTTTGGCCATGGGGAAGGCTATGTCTACCCCCATGCATACCGGGAACATTGGGCCGCCCAACAGTATCTGCCTGCAGCCCTCCGGGGTAAGACCTTTTACAGCCCCTCCGAAGTTGGCTATGAAGGCCGCATCAGAGATGAGGTACTCCGGAAACGGGAACTGCAGGCGGCGGTTATTTTACAGGACCTGGAACGGGGAACCGCAGAAGCGGAGGGACTTTCCTGGTCCGCCGCAAGCCGGGGCAGAGAGGGCTGGTTTAAGCGGCTTGAATCGAGCCGATCCCGCACCCTGCTCGAAGATCGGGACCTGCTGTTTGCAGGTTTGTCAGTACAGCGGCATGACCGGATCCTTGTTTGTAATGCCGATGAGGGGATCATTTTGTGGGAAGCCCTGCGGCAGGCCCCGGAGGGGCTTTCTGCAGGAATCGTTCAGAGCGAACAGAGCCGCCAAACCCTGCTCCACTTTGCCAAGCAGACCATGCCGAACCTCTCAGAAGAGGAACTGCCCCGGCTGCTTGTTCTTCCCGGCCAGGACGTACCCGAAGCGGAAACAGCAGAACAAATCTTCGATACATCAACCTTTGAATACATCCTTGCCCGGGATCTTTTCAGGCGGCCCTGGGGGAATAAAACCATACAAGAACGGCTCGAGGCCTTTGCACAACGAGCCCGAGCCCTCCTGGTACAGGGCGGCCAGCTTGCACTCATTGCCAATCCGCCAAAACGGGGCCAGCGGCTTGCAAACCTCCTGGAACAGGAAGCAAACCGGCTCGAAGCAACAGGATATGGGCTTGAGGGATGGCTCCTTCAGCGTTTCAAAGAAGCGGAAGCAGCCTTCTGGGATCACTACATCCATGCATGGGAAGAAGAACAACTGGAAAAGCTGCTGCAAGAAGCCGGGTTCAGCCTGGAAAGCCGTCGGATATCCCGAACTGAGGAACGGCTTATCAGCGAAACAGACCTGCGATCCTGGTTTGACCCAGAAAAGTCATCCTGGGGTAAACATATGGCCGCCGAATTGGGAACAGAGGCCTTTGAGAACATGAGGAATCTGATGCAAAACCTGGTAAAACTAGGCCCCCTAAGCTGGAAGTGGGAGGCCATACTGATCCATGCGACTAAGGTATAA
- a CDS encoding SPOR domain-containing protein has product MRYLVSLSIILCILNTALLLAQTQSVSELKSLAQDLEQYQKLVQTKDLPGPQKKAAWLSLAQLQVVNGEYMLAATGFTEAAFSVTGSRDDKALVKAAQCYLYAGDVEHASSHVKTLLLTSQDSQVIEEAQRLGLLIDILRGENNALQHLEQIRQSSKSFEQKPILLYILYILTGKEEYADILKKNYTDSIETAMLENKRVVFKYSPLWLLRLSDVNLQPLTDATSTVKVPENERTTQQEQKNSSEVLLQVGLFSQQNNAQQMADRLQKKGFTATIGKRTLKDTSYWVVTIPGGTHYNDTLMQLKDAGFEAFPLFN; this is encoded by the coding sequence ATGAGATACCTTGTGTCCCTATCCATCATACTCTGTATACTCAATACTGCTTTACTCTTAGCCCAAACTCAGTCTGTTTCTGAACTGAAGAGTCTCGCCCAGGATCTCGAACAATATCAGAAACTGGTACAGACTAAGGATCTGCCAGGCCCCCAAAAGAAGGCAGCCTGGCTATCCTTGGCACAATTGCAGGTTGTAAACGGAGAATATATGTTAGCCGCCACTGGCTTTACAGAGGCAGCATTTTCTGTAACTGGCAGTCGGGATGACAAAGCCCTTGTAAAGGCAGCCCAATGTTATCTTTATGCTGGTGATGTTGAACACGCTTCATCCCATGTAAAAACGCTCTTGCTTACGTCCCAAGATAGTCAGGTTATCGAAGAGGCCCAGCGTCTAGGACTCCTGATTGACATACTTCGGGGAGAGAACAACGCTCTGCAGCATCTTGAACAAATTAGACAAAGCTCGAAATCCTTCGAGCAAAAACCAATCTTATTATATATTTTATATATACTTACTGGTAAAGAGGAATACGCGGATATTCTTAAAAAGAACTACACTGACAGCATAGAGACAGCCATGTTAGAAAATAAGCGGGTGGTATTCAAGTATTCTCCCCTCTGGCTGTTGAGATTATCTGATGTGAATTTACAGCCCCTTACAGATGCAACATCAACTGTAAAAGTCCCTGAAAATGAGCGTACAACACAACAGGAGCAAAAGAACTCCTCAGAAGTATTATTACAGGTCGGGCTTTTTAGTCAGCAAAATAACGCTCAGCAAATGGCAGACCGGTTACAAAAAAAAGGATTTACAGCAACAATCGGTAAACGAACCCTAAAGGATACCTCCTATTGGGTGGTAACCATACCCGGTGGGACTCATTACAACGATACCCTAATGCAGCTTAAGGATGCTGGTTTCGAAGCGTTTCCGCTTTTTAATTAA
- the folD gene encoding bifunctional methylenetetrahydrofolate dehydrogenase/methenyltetrahydrofolate cyclohydrolase FolD, producing MPAQLIDGKAIALKIRQDAAERTKKLLVQGIQPCLAVILVGEDPASISYVTAKEKALEEAGMASQDIRLPKNTSETELLGLIDKLNQDPLVHGILVQLPLPQHINEDRIITAIDPAKDVDGFHPVSVGNMVLGRPGFLPCTPHGVLVLLRELHIPTSGAHAVVVGRSNIVGKPLANLLTRRDINATVTVCHTGTRDLAEHCRRADILIAAAGRPGLITADMVKPGAVVIDVGVNRVEDPESKKGYRLVGDVDFEGSKDVASYITPVPGGVGPMTIAMLIQNVVQAAEHRLQGV from the coding sequence ATGCCAGCACAATTGATAGATGGAAAAGCCATAGCCTTAAAAATCCGACAGGATGCGGCGGAACGGACGAAAAAATTGCTTGTCCAGGGCATTCAGCCCTGTCTTGCGGTCATTCTGGTAGGCGAAGACCCGGCGAGCATTTCCTATGTGACTGCCAAAGAAAAGGCCCTGGAAGAAGCGGGCATGGCCAGCCAGGATATCAGACTGCCTAAGAATACTAGTGAAACAGAACTGCTTGGGCTTATTGATAAACTGAACCAGGACCCTCTGGTGCATGGTATCCTGGTTCAACTGCCCCTGCCACAACATATCAATGAAGATCGGATTATCACCGCCATAGACCCCGCTAAGGATGTGGACGGCTTTCACCCCGTCTCGGTGGGCAACATGGTACTGGGCCGGCCCGGATTTTTACCCTGCACACCCCATGGGGTGCTGGTTCTGCTCAGGGAACTGCACATCCCCACCAGCGGAGCCCATGCGGTGGTGGTGGGCCGGTCCAATATTGTGGGAAAACCCCTGGCAAACCTGTTAACCCGCCGGGATATCAATGCTACAGTGACGGTTTGCCATACGGGCACCCGGGACCTGGCAGAACATTGCCGCCGGGCGGACATTCTCATTGCCGCCGCGGGCAGGCCGGGCCTCATCACCGCCGACATGGTAAAGCCAGGAGCGGTGGTCATCGATGTGGGGGTAAATAGGGTAGAAGATCCAGAGTCCAAGAAGGGTTACCGCCTTGTGGGAGATGTGGACTTTGAAGGTAGTAAGGATGTCGCCTCCTATATCACCCCCGTACCAGGTGGGGTGGGCCCCATGACCATTGCCATGCTGATACAGAATGTGGTGCAGGCCGCAGAACATCGGCTGCAGGGAGTGTAA
- a CDS encoding ABC transporter permease codes for MPGRLIGIAIGIGLLVAFISLNLHNVTDISFGFFTLTSIPVFLTILASFALGLIAALPTVFSAWLYAHRLSKQVQNQIPTESQSHTKQKRQRRSTSKESARDSIRDSIIDEKDYGID; via the coding sequence ATGCCAGGACGTCTGATCGGAATTGCCATAGGTATTGGATTACTAGTCGCCTTTATTAGTCTAAATCTTCACAATGTCACCGATATTTCTTTTGGCTTTTTTACTCTGACCAGCATTCCTGTGTTTCTGACAATTCTGGCGTCCTTCGCACTGGGGCTCATCGCCGCTCTGCCCACTGTTTTTTCCGCATGGCTCTATGCACATCGGCTTTCCAAACAAGTTCAGAATCAAATTCCAACAGAATCCCAATCTCATACAAAACAAAAACGGCAGAGAAGAAGTACTTCGAAGGAATCCGCTAGGGATTCTATTAGAGATTCTATTATTGATGAAAAAGACTATGGTATTGATTAG
- the folE2 gene encoding GTP cyclohydrolase FolE2 has product MAETCSCLMEDVQNQRDDRDVPLSKVGIKGVRYPIRVLDKAKSVQHTTATVDLYADLPRHFKGTHMSRFIEVLERHKADLSMPRFLQMLDEIRTDLEAESAFGAIAFPYFIEKAAPVSGLTSSMVYECRYEGSVNSREKHFIVQVSVPVTTVCPCSKAISDRGAHNQRGIVRVEVELGPFFWIEDLIDIVEQSASSPVYTLLKREDEKFITEQAYDNPKFVEDLVRDVYIGIKALNKFPRFSVEAENFESIHNHSAFAYAEYGRQKEQNHE; this is encoded by the coding sequence ATGGCAGAAACCTGCTCCTGCCTGATGGAGGATGTGCAGAACCAGCGGGATGACCGGGATGTACCCCTTTCCAAGGTGGGCATTAAGGGAGTCCGTTATCCCATACGGGTTCTGGATAAAGCCAAATCGGTTCAGCACACCACCGCCACGGTAGACCTCTATGCGGATCTGCCCCGGCATTTTAAGGGAACCCACATGAGCCGCTTTATCGAGGTTCTGGAACGGCATAAGGCGGACCTCTCCATGCCCCGGTTCCTGCAGATGCTTGATGAAATCCGCACCGACTTGGAAGCCGAATCGGCCTTCGGAGCCATAGCCTTCCCCTACTTTATAGAAAAGGCCGCTCCGGTGTCGGGCCTCACCAGTTCTATGGTTTACGAATGCCGTTATGAAGGGAGCGTCAATTCCCGGGAAAAACACTTTATTGTCCAGGTTTCGGTGCCCGTTACGACGGTGTGCCCCTGTTCCAAGGCAATCAGCGACCGGGGGGCTCATAACCAGCGGGGTATTGTTCGGGTAGAAGTTGAACTGGGTCCCTTTTTTTGGATCGAGGACCTGATCGATATCGTAGAACAGTCCGCATCCAGCCCGGTTTATACCCTGCTGAAACGGGAGGATGAAAAGTTCATCACCGAACAGGCCTACGATAATCCCAAGTTTGTTGAAGATCTGGTCCGGGATGTGTATATTGGAATAAAGGCTCTCAATAAATTCCCGCGCTTCTCCGTGGAGGCGGAAAATTTTGAGAGTATCCATAATCATAGTGCCTTCGCATACGCCGAGTATGGGAGGCAGAAGGAGCAGAACCATGAATGA
- a CDS encoding flagellin — protein sequence MIINHNLSAMYADRSLKVTQSALSKDMEKLSSGLRINRAGDDASGLAVSEKMRSQIRGLNQASTNAANGISFIQTSEGYLQETQDIIQRLRELAVQSANGIYTDEDRMQIQVEVSQLVDEIDRIASHAQFNGMNMLTGRFARATGENVVTASMWFHIGANMDQRERVYIGTMTASGLGIRNFGDGTILSLASPDSANRSIGTLDEALKKVNKQRADLGAYQNRLEHAIRGIDIGAENLQAAESRIRDTDMANQMVSYMKNQILSQSGTAMLAQANQRTNSVLQLLQ from the coding sequence ATGATCATCAACCACAACCTGAGCGCGATGTACGCAGACCGCTCCCTCAAGGTTACCCAATCGGCTTTGTCCAAGGATATGGAAAAACTTTCCTCTGGACTAAGAATCAATCGCGCCGGCGACGATGCTTCCGGCCTCGCGGTTTCCGAAAAAATGCGGAGCCAGATCCGGGGTTTAAACCAAGCATCAACCAATGCGGCTAACGGCATTTCCTTTATCCAGACCAGCGAAGGCTACCTCCAGGAAACCCAGGACATCATCCAGCGGCTCCGTGAACTGGCAGTCCAGTCCGCAAACGGTATCTATACCGATGAAGACCGGATGCAGATCCAGGTGGAAGTTTCCCAGCTCGTGGATGAAATTGACCGCATTGCAAGCCATGCCCAGTTCAACGGCATGAACATGCTCACCGGACGCTTTGCTCGTGCCACCGGCGAAAATGTGGTTACCGCATCTATGTGGTTCCATATCGGGGCCAACATGGACCAGCGTGAACGGGTCTATATCGGGACCATGACCGCTTCCGGTTTGGGCATTCGGAACTTCGGTGATGGAACCATCCTGTCCCTTGCCAGCCCCGATAGTGCAAACCGGTCCATCGGAACCCTGGACGAAGCTCTTAAGAAGGTCAACAAGCAGCGGGCTGACCTTGGGGCCTACCAGAACCGGCTTGAACATGCGATCCGCGGTATCGACATTGGGGCGGAGAATCTGCAGGCTGCCGAATCCCGTATCCGTGATACTGATATGGCTAACCAGATGGTATCTTATATGAAGAATCAGATTCTCTCCCAGTCTGGTACTGCTATGCTGGCTCAGGCAAACCAGAGAACAAATTCGGTCTTGCAACTTCTCCAGTAG
- a CDS encoding flagellin, whose protein sequence is MIINHNMSAMYANRQLGVTQADVAKNIEKLSSGQRINKAGDDASGLAVSEKMRGQIRGLNQAQRNIENGVSFIQTTEGYLQETQDILHRIRELSVQSANGIYTDEDRMQIQVEVSQLVDEINRIASHAQFNGMNILTGAFARDSAVNRVMQLQVGANMDQNERVYIGTMTAQALGLQGAQGDAGIVSIATPEAANQTIGKLDSALKQVSKQRADLGAYQNRFEMAAKGVAIAAENLQASESRIRDVNMASEMVEYTKNQILSQAGTAMLAQANTRTQSVMQLLG, encoded by the coding sequence ATGATCATTAATCACAACATGAGCGCCATGTACGCCAACCGTCAGCTTGGTGTTACTCAGGCCGATGTAGCAAAAAACATCGAGAAGCTGAGTTCCGGTCAGCGTATTAACAAAGCTGGGGACGATGCATCCGGGCTTGCTGTTTCCGAAAAAATGCGGGGACAGATCCGGGGCTTAAACCAGGCACAGCGCAATATAGAAAATGGTGTATCCTTCATCCAGACCACTGAAGGATACCTCCAGGAAACCCAGGACATCCTGCACCGGATCCGGGAACTCTCGGTACAGTCTGCCAACGGTATCTATACCGATGAAGACCGCATGCAGATCCAGGTCGAAGTTTCCCAGTTGGTCGATGAAATCAACCGGATTGCCAGCCATGCCCAGTTCAATGGTATGAACATTCTGACCGGTGCGTTCGCCCGGGATTCTGCAGTGAATCGGGTGATGCAATTACAGGTTGGCGCAAATATGGACCAGAACGAGCGGGTTTACATTGGAACCATGACCGCACAGGCCCTTGGTCTTCAGGGTGCTCAGGGTGATGCAGGGATTGTTTCCATCGCCACACCTGAAGCGGCAAATCAGACCATTGGCAAACTGGATTCAGCATTAAAGCAGGTATCCAAACAGCGGGCCGATCTTGGCGCATATCAGAACCGCTTTGAAATGGCTGCCAAGGGCGTTGCTATTGCTGCTGAAAATCTTCAGGCTTCTGAATCCCGGATTAGGGATGTCAACATGGCGTCGGAAATGGTCGAGTATACCAAGAATCAGATCCTGTCTCAGGCAGGTACAGCGATGCTGGCCCAGGCTAACACCCGGACCCAGTCGGTCATGCAGCTTCTTGGTTAA
- the miaB gene encoding tRNA (N6-isopentenyl adenosine(37)-C2)-methylthiotransferase MiaB: MTYFFETYGCQMNIAESAALQMILKERGWKEASSAETADLILLNTCSVRATAEKRVMGRLAQYQADKRKRPFTLIVAGCMAERLGEKLKEKIPAVDYVMGTQSRSVFPLILDAIEGGKPLVLTDEKPAFSFSSSHLEEGQFRSFIPIMHGCNNFCSYCIVPYVRGREISRDPQSIVDEINLLADRGVREITLLGQNVNSYLWKQDSHSLDFPDLLELVATTVEKTPIRWVRFLSSHPKDLSSRAIEVMARHRVFARHLHLCVQHGSDRILAAMNRRYTRSRYLELVQEIRRAMPDISLSTDILIGFPGETEEDLQATLNLMEEVQFLYSYMYHYNPREGTAAYELPNRIPEPVKKERLARVIELQKQHTKAQLKSRVGQKTTILLEGISRKNADELLGRTERDEMVVVPGSPQFIGTFVEVTLSSLRGNTFHAKEFVPCQDV, encoded by the coding sequence GTGACCTATTTTTTCGAAACCTATGGCTGTCAGATGAACATTGCCGAATCAGCAGCCCTGCAGATGATATTAAAAGAACGGGGCTGGAAGGAAGCCAGCTCCGCAGAAACAGCGGATTTAATACTGCTCAATACCTGTTCAGTCCGGGCTACTGCGGAAAAGCGGGTTATGGGCCGCCTTGCCCAGTACCAGGCAGATAAACGAAAGCGCCCCTTTACGCTGATTGTTGCGGGTTGTATGGCAGAGCGGCTCGGGGAAAAGCTTAAAGAAAAGATCCCCGCCGTGGACTATGTCATGGGAACTCAAAGCCGGTCTGTATTCCCTCTGATTCTTGATGCTATTGAGGGGGGTAAGCCTCTGGTCCTTACAGACGAGAAGCCTGCGTTTTCTTTCTCTTCCTCCCATCTAGAAGAAGGCCAGTTCCGCAGTTTTATTCCCATCATGCATGGGTGTAATAATTTCTGTTCCTATTGTATCGTCCCCTATGTCCGGGGCCGGGAAATATCCCGGGATCCCCAATCCATAGTTGATGAAATTAATCTATTGGCGGACCGAGGGGTGCGGGAAATAACCCTCTTAGGGCAAAATGTAAACTCTTATCTCTGGAAGCAGGATTCCCACAGCCTCGACTTCCCGGATCTTCTGGAGCTGGTAGCCACCACGGTAGAAAAGACTCCCATCCGCTGGGTTCGATTCCTTTCAAGCCATCCGAAGGACCTGTCTTCCCGGGCTATTGAGGTTATGGCCCGTCACCGGGTTTTTGCCCGTCATCTACATCTCTGTGTCCAGCATGGCTCTGACCGCATACTGGCTGCCATGAACCGCCGCTACACTCGCAGCCGTTACCTGGAATTGGTGCAGGAAATCCGCAGAGCCATGCCGGACATCAGTCTTTCTACGGATATCCTCATTGGTTTTCCTGGCGAAACTGAAGAAGACCTTCAAGCTACGCTCAACCTTATGGAAGAAGTACAGTTTCTCTATTCCTATATGTACCACTATAACCCCCGGGAAGGGACCGCTGCCTATGAGCTTCCAAACCGAATACCTGAACCGGTTAAAAAAGAACGGCTCGCTCGGGTAATCGAACTGCAGAAACAGCATACCAAAGCCCAGCTGAAAAGCCGGGTAGGGCAGAAAACAACAATACTTCTTGAAGGAATTTCACGCAAAAATGCCGATGAGTTATTAGGGCGTACAGAACGGGACGAAATGGTAGTGGTCCCCGGTTCACCCCAGTTTATCGGAACCTTTGTGGAAGTGACCCTTTCATCCTTGCGGGGCAATACCTTCCATGCCAAGGAGTTTGTACCATGCCAGGACGTCTGA
- a CDS encoding flagellar protein FlaG, protein MGMHISTVGYGYPAIGLPQDRGPVPQAHIPVTEGSMEAPSSFEASLSGTTSVHDLQNIADELEKISLAFSRKLRFVVDYKTKEVIVKVIDPSTDKVIKELPPEEMQRLHQRIKETLGLLFDQTV, encoded by the coding sequence ATGGGTATGCACATAAGTACCGTAGGATACGGATATCCTGCGATAGGACTCCCGCAAGACCGTGGACCTGTTCCCCAGGCCCATATACCTGTTACGGAAGGCAGCATGGAAGCCCCTTCCTCCTTTGAAGCATCCTTGTCGGGAACCACTTCAGTACATGATCTGCAAAATATTGCTGATGAGCTGGAAAAAATCAGCCTTGCCTTCAGCAGAAAACTGCGCTTTGTCGTGGATTACAAGACAAAAGAAGTGATTGTCAAGGTTATTGATCCTTCTACCGATAAGGTGATTAAGGAACTTCCGCCTGAAGAGATGCAAAGATTACATCAACGTATAAAAGAAACCCTGGGGCTTCTTTTTGACCAGACCGTATAA
- a CDS encoding TP0733 family outer membrane beta-barrel protein, which translates to MSIRSRLLTLTALCLIGACIGFPGILVAQESPHSDNEQGPESNEDSSELPITTDWSKIKIETYSKGDQTFVIALGILQPLFYYNSDGFHETNVALGGTGYLNYNYFLNSHFSIGGELGGSFSATVGENMLYLVPFGVRFGYQFVYNRFEFPLAITIGAANQGYLNKGYFGFMLKPSAAVYWRFNPDWSFGLNMDWWWLPQWFSDPSHTMYGNFLGITIGARYHF; encoded by the coding sequence ATGTCCATACGCAGTCGATTGTTAACCCTCACAGCTCTTTGCCTTATCGGTGCTTGTATAGGTTTTCCCGGCATCCTTGTTGCCCAGGAAAGCCCTCATTCGGACAACGAACAAGGACCAGAATCAAACGAAGACAGTTCTGAGCTGCCCATTACAACAGATTGGAGCAAGATAAAAATAGAAACCTATTCAAAGGGAGACCAAACCTTTGTTATAGCTCTAGGAATACTGCAACCTCTTTTTTATTATAACAGCGACGGTTTCCATGAGACAAATGTAGCCTTAGGCGGAACAGGGTATTTAAATTATAATTATTTCCTTAATTCCCATTTCTCTATAGGCGGTGAACTGGGTGGAAGTTTTTCTGCAACGGTAGGAGAAAACATGCTCTACCTTGTTCCTTTCGGAGTCCGGTTTGGTTATCAATTTGTTTACAATCGTTTTGAATTTCCCCTGGCCATCACCATCGGTGCAGCAAACCAGGGATATTTAAATAAGGGATATTTCGGATTCATGCTGAAACCCTCCGCTGCAGTATACTGGCGCTTTAATCCCGACTGGTCCTTCGGATTGAATATGGACTGGTGGTGGCTGCCCCAGTGGTTTTCAGACCCAAGCCACACCATGTACGGCAACTTCCTGGGCATAACGATTGGCGCCCGGTATCACTTCTAA